One genomic segment of Hevea brasiliensis isolate MT/VB/25A 57/8 chromosome 3, ASM3005281v1, whole genome shotgun sequence includes these proteins:
- the LOC110646654 gene encoding ethylene-responsive transcription factor ERF024-like: MHNSQPSTSSTSSTSTAATQLQPSAPPSVSGRHPVYRGVRSRSGGKWVSEIREPRSPNRIWLGTFPTPEMAAVAYDVAALALKGRDAELNFPNSASSLPVPASTSPRDIQEAAASAAAAIGAARDALGIGSHHQQEGTSIISQTVEQERPMSSEFVDEDLIFDMPNVLRNMAEGMLLSPPRLDIAGDENTASDDENPDLGDQNLWKFP, encoded by the coding sequence ATGCATAATTCGCAGCCGAGCACCAGCAGCACTAGCAGCACCTCTACTGCAGCCACTCAGTTGCAGCCTAGTGCACCTCCTTCTGTTTCTGGCCGCCACCCGGTGTATCGTGGAGTTAGGAGTAGGAGTGGTGGGAAATGGGTGTCTGAGATTAGAGAGCCTAGGAGCCCTAATAGAATTTGGTTAGGCACATTTCCTACCCCGGAAATGGCTGCTGTTGCTTATGATGTTGCAGCCCTTGCTCTAAAAGGCAGAGATGCCGAGCTTAACTTCCCAAACTCGGCTTCTTCTCTACCTGTTCCTGCATCCACATCCCCGCGTGATATTCAGGAGGCTGCAGCCTCTGCAGCTGCTGCTATAGGGGCTGCAAGAGATGCTTTAGGAATTGGGAGTCATCATCAGCAGGAGGGTACGAGTATTATTAGTCAAACAGTGGAGCAGGAGAGGCCAATGTCCAGTGAATTTGTGGATGAGGATTTGATTTTTGATATGCCTAATGTTCTAAGGAATATGGCTGAAGGGATGCTTCTTAGCCCTCCTCGCCTGGACATTGCCGGAGATGAAAATACTGCTTCTGATGATGAAAACCCTGACCTAGGGGACCAAAACCTCTGGAAATTCCCTTAA
- the LOC110646658 gene encoding dehydration-responsive element-binding protein 1F-like, protein MEEISSSSSTSDTQQQTNLKMGTQKRKAGRKKFQETRHPVYKGVRRRNGKWVSELRQPHNNSSRIWLGTFPNPDMAARAYDVAALALRGDSSSLNFPESAHLLPQVRSTSIRDIQCAALEAADKFRSFSSTSSSCSSSINSVDGTQKVEEACKSRDLFLDEEELFNMPALLDSMAEGLILTPPAMKRGFSWNDVDDDTVDLTLWSD, encoded by the coding sequence ATGGAGGAAATATCATCTTCTTCGTCTACTTCAGATACTCAACAACAAACTAATCTCAAAATGGGCACACAAAAGCGCAAGGCAGGAAGGAAAAAGTTTCAGGAAACTCGCCATCCTGTGTATAAGGGGGTCCGGCGAAGGAATGGAAAATGGGTGAGTGAATTGCGACAACCTCATAACAATTCCTCCAGGATTTGGCTTGGAACGTTTCCAAACCCTGACATGGCTGCTAGGGCTTATGACGTAGCTGCTTTAGCTCTTAGGGGAGATTCTTCCTCATTGAACTTCCCTGAATCAGCCCATTTGTTGCCCCAGGTTAGGTCTACTTCTATTAGGGACATTCAGTGTGCTGCTTTAGAGGCTGCAGATAAGTTTCGGTCTTTTTCTTCTACTTCATCTTCTTGTTCTTCATCGATAAACAGCGTAGATGGAACCCAAAAGGTTGAAGAAGCTTGTAAAAGCAGGGACTTGTTTTTAGATGAGGAAGAGTTGTTTAACATGCCAGCATTACTTGATAGTATGGCAGAAGGGCTGATTCTTACTCCACCAGCCATGAAAAGAGGGTTCAGCTGGAATGATGTGGATGATGATACTGTGGATTTAACTCTATGGAGTGATTGA